A portion of the Pedobacter cryoconitis genome contains these proteins:
- the rpsT gene encoding 30S ribosomal protein S20, with product MANHKSSLKRIRANATKRLRNRYQAKTTRTFVKRLRASVDKKSGQELLPKVISMLDRLAKKNVIHKNKAANNKSKLTKFVNGLK from the coding sequence ATGGCAAATCATAAATCATCTTTAAAAAGAATCAGAGCAAACGCTACTAAACGTTTACGTAACAGATACCAAGCAAAAACTACTCGTACTTTTGTTAAAAGATTACGTGCATCTGTAGATAAAAAATCAGGTCAGGAGTTATTGCCTAAAGTGATTTCTATGTTAGATCGTTTAGCTAAGAAAAATGTTATTCACAAAAACAAAGCTGCAAACAACAAATCTAAGTTAACTAAATTTGTTAACGGCTTAAAATAG
- the radC gene encoding RadC family protein, whose protein sequence is MVKYEQKIGIKSLAPADRPREKLILNGRRHLSDAELIAILISSGNQTETSVEVSQRILLNYGNDLDLLAKASFQELILFKGIGEAKALSIIAALELGRRRKEKPHEEFPQIHSSNDAFDLLRPVMADLDHEEFWMLILNKANFVICKHMISKGGQASTTVDPKIIFEKAIAMKAAYLILAHNHPSGNCKPSKEDIEVTKKLVEAGLLLDTPVLDHLIITNKKFYSMADEEII, encoded by the coding sequence ATGGTAAAATATGAACAGAAAATAGGAATTAAATCATTGGCGCCTGCCGACCGTCCACGCGAGAAACTAATTCTGAATGGCCGCAGGCATTTATCGGATGCAGAGCTGATTGCTATCCTGATCAGTTCGGGAAATCAAACGGAAACCTCCGTAGAGGTGAGTCAGCGGATACTGCTTAATTATGGGAATGACCTCGATTTACTAGCTAAAGCATCCTTCCAGGAACTAATCTTGTTTAAGGGGATAGGAGAGGCTAAAGCATTGTCCATTATTGCAGCACTTGAACTTGGTCGCCGCAGAAAAGAAAAACCTCATGAGGAATTCCCTCAGATCCACTCTTCCAATGATGCATTTGATTTATTGCGCCCTGTAATGGCAGATCTGGATCATGAAGAGTTCTGGATGCTGATTTTAAATAAAGCCAACTTTGTAATCTGCAAACACATGATTAGCAAAGGGGGACAGGCGAGTACAACTGTTGATCCGAAAATCATCTTTGAAAAAGCAATTGCCATGAAGGCGGCTTATCTCATCCTTGCGCACAATCATCCTTCGGGTAACTGTAAGCCTAGTAAAGAGGATATTGAAGTCACTAAAAAACTGGTTGAAGCTGGTCTTTTATTAGACACCCCTGTGCTTGATCACCTCATTATTACCAATAAAAAGTTCTATAGCATGGCAGATGAAGAAATTATTTAG
- a CDS encoding cell division protein ZapA, with protein sequence MGEISIKITISDRIYPLKVNMEEEEIVRRAAKIINERIKDYQENYAVRDKQDLLSMAVLHYATAVLRVENKVQDQDTAVAEKVEELDSLLNDFFTK encoded by the coding sequence ATGGGAGAAATCTCGATAAAAATAACTATCTCGGACCGCATTTACCCTTTAAAGGTGAATATGGAAGAGGAAGAAATTGTAAGGCGGGCAGCCAAAATTATTAATGAGCGTATAAAGGACTATCAGGAAAATTATGCGGTCAGAGATAAACAGGATTTGCTATCTATGGCAGTATTGCATTATGCAACAGCTGTGTTAAGGGTAGAAAATAAAGTGCAGGATCAAGATACTGCAGTAGCTGAAAAAGTTGAAGAATTAGATAGTTTACTGAACGATTTCTTTACCAAATAG
- the pheT gene encoding phenylalanine--tRNA ligase subunit beta, producing MKISYNWLKQFIQTDLNPQELSLILTNIGLEVESLEKVQPVVGGLEGLVIGHVLTCVQHSNADKLRVTTVNVGAAEAIQVVCGAPNVAEGQKVVVATVGTTVYPNEGEPFKINKSKIRGEVSEGMICAEDEIGLGGSHAGIMVLAEDALIGQPAKDYFKMEDDYLFEIGLTPNRADAASHLGVARDLAAYLRIDLKMPAIVSFKTANENLTVAVEVADPIACPRYSSVSISGVTVKTSPDWLQDKLKVIGIRPINNIVDITNYVLHGLGQPLHAFDADQLSGKKIIVQKVAEGTPFVTLDGVERKLSAEDLMICDAEKPVTIAGVYGGKNSGVSAETKNIFLESAYFNSVSVRKTAKRHTLKTDASFRYERGTDPEMTVTALKYAALLIQELAGGEISSVVSDIYPAPVAPFDLEVSYKNITRLIGAAIPDEEIKAIITSLGITVASETAEGLSLKVPSFKVDVTRECDITEEVLRIYGYNNIEIPNKVNASLTFSAKPDREQTQHVVADMLTANGYLEIWCNSLTKGTYSKNTEEVVQILNPLSSDLNVMRQSLLMPALESVAYNQNRKNGDVKFYEFGKTYHLINEKYVEHPRLLLVLSGSDATEQWNQKPAPVSFYNLKAAVDAVIGRLGITNYQTEEISDENFAFGLKYFRGPQAIVSFGAVTAADKKQTDVDKDVYYADFDWALLLDIVRKNKVISKEIPKYPAVRRDLSMLVDTDVTFEALKTIAFKTEKKLLKNVQIFDVYVGDKLPENKKSYALNFTLQDDQQTLTDKQIDAVMQKIIANLAQSAKAEIRK from the coding sequence ATGAAGATATCATACAACTGGCTTAAACAATTCATACAAACTGACCTTAATCCACAGGAGCTTTCATTGATTCTGACCAATATCGGTCTGGAAGTGGAAAGCCTTGAAAAAGTACAACCAGTGGTGGGTGGTCTGGAAGGATTAGTGATTGGCCATGTGCTTACATGCGTTCAACATTCCAATGCAGACAAGCTGAGGGTTACTACGGTAAATGTTGGGGCTGCAGAAGCGATTCAGGTTGTATGCGGTGCACCAAATGTTGCTGAAGGACAAAAAGTTGTTGTAGCAACGGTAGGGACTACTGTTTATCCGAATGAAGGCGAACCTTTTAAAATCAATAAATCAAAAATCAGAGGCGAAGTTTCTGAAGGGATGATTTGTGCAGAAGATGAAATTGGTCTGGGTGGTTCTCATGCTGGTATTATGGTCCTTGCAGAAGACGCACTGATCGGTCAGCCAGCTAAAGATTATTTCAAAATGGAAGATGATTACCTTTTTGAAATTGGATTAACGCCAAACAGAGCTGATGCAGCTTCACATTTAGGGGTAGCCAGAGATTTAGCGGCTTACCTGAGAATTGATTTGAAAATGCCAGCTATTGTTTCTTTTAAAACAGCAAATGAGAATTTAACAGTTGCTGTTGAAGTTGCCGATCCAATTGCCTGCCCGAGATACAGCAGTGTTTCGATCAGTGGGGTAACGGTTAAAACTTCTCCGGACTGGTTACAGGATAAATTAAAAGTAATCGGCATCCGTCCAATTAATAATATAGTAGATATTACCAATTATGTGCTGCATGGTTTAGGCCAGCCGCTTCATGCTTTTGATGCAGATCAGCTGTCAGGAAAAAAGATCATTGTACAAAAGGTTGCTGAAGGAACTCCATTTGTTACTTTAGATGGCGTAGAACGTAAGTTATCTGCTGAAGATCTGATGATCTGTGATGCAGAGAAGCCAGTAACGATTGCAGGTGTTTATGGTGGTAAGAATTCTGGAGTGAGTGCAGAAACTAAAAATATATTTTTAGAGAGTGCTTATTTCAATTCGGTATCGGTACGTAAAACAGCGAAAAGGCATACTTTAAAAACGGATGCTTCTTTCCGTTATGAGCGTGGTACTGATCCTGAAATGACAGTTACAGCTTTAAAATATGCTGCCTTGTTGATTCAGGAACTGGCAGGTGGAGAGATTTCTTCTGTAGTTTCAGATATATATCCAGCGCCGGTTGCTCCGTTTGATTTAGAGGTTAGCTATAAAAATATTACCAGGCTGATTGGTGCAGCTATTCCGGATGAGGAAATTAAAGCGATCATTACCTCATTAGGTATTACGGTTGCTTCAGAAACAGCTGAAGGCTTATCTTTAAAAGTTCCGAGCTTTAAGGTAGATGTTACACGTGAGTGTGATATCACTGAAGAGGTATTGAGAATTTACGGCTATAATAATATAGAGATCCCAAATAAAGTGAATGCTTCACTTACCTTCTCTGCCAAGCCAGACAGAGAGCAGACACAACATGTGGTTGCAGATATGTTAACGGCTAACGGTTATTTAGAAATCTGGTGTAACTCTTTAACTAAAGGCACCTATTCTAAAAATACGGAAGAAGTGGTACAGATTCTGAATCCTTTAAGTTCAGACCTGAATGTAATGCGTCAGAGTTTACTGATGCCGGCACTGGAGAGCGTTGCTTATAACCAGAACAGAAAAAACGGGGATGTTAAGTTTTATGAATTTGGTAAAACTTATCATTTGATAAATGAAAAATATGTAGAGCACCCAAGATTGTTATTGGTGCTTTCTGGTTCGGATGCAACAGAGCAGTGGAATCAAAAGCCTGCTCCGGTGAGTTTTTACAACTTAAAGGCTGCAGTTGATGCGGTAATTGGCAGATTGGGAATTACAAATTACCAGACAGAAGAAATTAGTGATGAGAACTTTGCTTTCGGGTTGAAGTATTTCAGAGGGCCACAGGCAATTGTTTCTTTCGGTGCGGTAACTGCAGCAGATAAAAAACAAACGGATGTAGATAAGGATGTTTATTATGCAGATTTTGACTGGGCTTTATTATTGGATATTGTCAGAAAGAATAAAGTAATCAGCAAAGAGATTCCTAAATATCCTGCGGTAAGAAGAGATCTTTCTATGCTGGTAGATACGGATGTCACCTTTGAAGCTTTGAAAACAATTGCTTTCAAAACAGAGAAGAAATTGCTGAAGAATGTGCAGATTTTTGATGTGTATGTTGGTGATAAACTACCGGAAAATAAGAAGTCTTATGCATTGAACTTTACTTTACAGGATGATCAGCAGACTTTGACTGACAAGCAAATTGATGCAGTTATGCAAAAGATTATCGCTAACTTAGCCCAAAGTGCGAAAGCAGAGATAAGAAAGTAA